The following proteins come from a genomic window of Pararhodobacter sp.:
- the moaA gene encoding GTP 3',8-cyclase MoaA, whose product MTHAAPLIDPFARPIKYLRVSVTDRCDFRCTYCMTEHMTFLPKKELLTLEELDRMCTSFIGLGVEKLRITGGEPLVRKGIMTFFEGMARHLQTGALRELTLTTNGSQLVRFSQDLADLGVKRVNVSLDTLDDQKFAEITRWGRLPQVRKGIDAAKAAGLRVKINAVALKGFNDSELFDIVDWCAREDHDLTFIEVMPMGDMSEEARLGSYWPLADLRKQLAARFTLTDLPENTGGPARYVRLEETGQKVGFITPLTHNFCESCNRVRLTCTGELFMCLGQEDNADLRAPLRASPDNALLEQVIRAAISRKPKGHDFDYSRQKVDGQMSRHMSHTGG is encoded by the coding sequence ATGACCCACGCCGCACCGCTGATCGATCCGTTCGCACGTCCTATCAAATATTTGCGGGTTTCGGTCACCGACCGGTGTGATTTTCGCTGCACCTATTGCATGACAGAGCATATGACGTTCCTGCCGAAAAAGGAGCTGCTGACGCTGGAGGAACTGGACCGCATGTGCACGAGCTTCATCGGCTTGGGCGTTGAAAAGCTTCGCATAACCGGGGGTGAGCCTTTGGTGCGAAAAGGCATCATGACGTTCTTTGAGGGCATGGCGCGGCATCTGCAAACGGGCGCTCTGCGCGAGTTGACCTTGACCACCAATGGCTCGCAACTGGTACGTTTTTCACAGGATCTGGCGGATCTGGGCGTGAAGCGGGTCAATGTGTCACTGGATACGTTGGACGATCAGAAATTCGCCGAGATCACGCGCTGGGGCCGTTTGCCGCAGGTGCGCAAGGGCATCGACGCGGCAAAGGCGGCCGGGCTGCGGGTCAAGATCAATGCCGTGGCGCTCAAGGGGTTCAACGACTCGGAGTTGTTCGACATTGTCGATTGGTGCGCACGCGAAGACCACGACCTGACCTTTATCGAGGTCATGCCGATGGGCGACATGTCCGAGGAGGCGCGTCTGGGCAGCTATTGGCCGTTGGCCGACCTGCGCAAGCAATTGGCGGCACGCTTTACGCTGACGGATCTGCCAGAGAATACCGGCGGCCCCGCGCGCTATGTACGGCTGGAGGAAACCGGGCAGAAGGTCGGGTTCATCACACCTTTGACCCATAATTTCTGCGAAAGCTGCAACCGGGTGCGCCTGACGTGCACGGGTGAGTTGTTCATGTGTCTGGGCCAGGAAGACAACGCCGATCTGCGCGCGCCGCTGCGGGCCAGTCCGGATAACGCGTTGCTGGAGCAAGTGATCCGCGCCGCGATTTCGCGCAAACCCAAGGGCCATGATTTCGATTACTCGCGCCAGAAGGTCGATGGGCAGATGAGCCGACACATGAGTCATACGGGCGGTTGA
- a CDS encoding metal ABC transporter permease yields MLNPTLITVIMAAALIGALAGVLGTFLVLRGQSLLGDVISHAALPGVVGGFLASGGRGFVPILGGALISGALAGLVVQVLRRGAGVKPDAALGTVLSLFFAGGVVLLSVAQLQPGSAGLTVFLFGQAASVLRADLLPMALVAAFVLSGILLFWKEFQLIAFDREAAFAQGLPVVLLETVLTVLTAITIVLGLALAGVVLMVAMLIAPAVGARKWVRGLGPMVVLSAMFGIAAGASGAFLSAMGQGIATGPVMVLMASLFTAISLLFAPDRGVLAQVMRRATARKTLQGYQVLEALHGMSRDHKNPAYGSDQAMLDAYLGADAGPALTQLQRDGLIRVQAPAEPEDRATRWELTDAGAAQVTAHGGWQ; encoded by the coding sequence ATGCTTAACCCGACGCTGATCACGGTGATCATGGCGGCGGCGCTGATTGGCGCTTTGGCCGGGGTTCTTGGCACATTTCTGGTGCTGCGCGGCCAGAGCCTGCTGGGCGATGTGATCTCGCATGCGGCGTTACCGGGGGTGGTTGGCGGTTTTCTGGCCAGCGGCGGGCGCGGGTTCGTGCCGATTCTGGGTGGAGCGTTGATCTCGGGCGCGCTGGCGGGGCTGGTTGTGCAAGTGCTGCGCCGGGGGGCGGGCGTCAAGCCGGATGCGGCGCTCGGCACGGTCCTGAGCCTGTTTTTCGCGGGCGGTGTGGTGCTGCTGTCGGTGGCGCAATTGCAGCCGGGTTCGGCGGGTTTGACGGTGTTCCTGTTTGGCCAGGCGGCCTCGGTCCTGCGCGCCGACCTGTTGCCAATGGCGCTTGTCGCGGCCTTTGTCCTCAGCGGTATTCTTCTGTTCTGGAAGGAATTTCAACTGATTGCCTTCGACCGAGAGGCGGCTTTTGCGCAAGGGTTGCCGGTTGTCCTCTTGGAAACCGTACTGACCGTGTTGACCGCGATCACCATCGTTCTGGGCCTCGCGCTGGCGGGCGTCGTGTTGATGGTCGCCATGCTGATCGCGCCCGCCGTTGGCGCCCGTAAGTGGGTGCGCGGATTGGGGCCAATGGTGGTGCTGTCGGCGATGTTCGGCATTGCCGCCGGGGCCAGCGGTGCGTTTTTGTCAGCCATGGGGCAGGGCATTGCGACCGGGCCTGTCATGGTGTTGATGGCCAGCCTGTTCACGGCAATCTCGCTGCTGTTTGCGCCGGACCGGGGCGTCTTGGCGCAGGTCATGCGGCGTGCAACCGCGCGAAAGACCCTGCAAGGCTATCAAGTGCTCGAGGCATTGCATGGCATGAGCCGGGATCACAAGAACCCGGCCTATGGCAGCGATCAAGCCATGCTGGACGCCTATCTTGGTGCTGACGCCGGGCCCGCCCTGACGCAATTGCAGCGTGACGGGTTGATCCGCGTGCAGGCCCCCGCAGAGCCCGAGGATCGTGCCACACGCTGGGAACTGACCGACGCCGGCGCGGCGCAGGTGACGGCGCATGGGGGCTGGCAGTGA
- a CDS encoding metal ABC transporter ATP-binding protein: MSGLHEPQFACHVEDLTVSYRDRPVLWDIDLDIPPGVMAAIVGPNGAGKSTLIKAILGLVTPVAGHVRIFGLPVDQARRRIAYVPQRQSVDWDFPATVRDVVLMGLYGQMGWLRRPGKAERARATRALEQVGMLDYAARPISQLSGGQQQRAFIARALVQEADLLFLDEPMAGVDAVTEAAIVTLLKAQRDAGRTVVVVHHDLQTVAKYFDWLVMLNQRIIAQGPVKDVYTEANLRAAYGGQLALIGALEMSENA, translated from the coding sequence ATGTCCGGACTGCACGAGCCGCAATTTGCCTGCCATGTCGAGGACTTGACCGTCAGCTACCGTGACCGGCCGGTGCTGTGGGATATCGACCTGGATATACCACCGGGCGTCATGGCCGCTATCGTCGGCCCGAACGGTGCCGGGAAATCCACGCTGATCAAGGCAATCCTTGGGCTGGTGACGCCGGTTGCCGGACATGTGCGGATTTTTGGTCTTCCCGTCGATCAGGCCCGTCGCCGCATTGCCTATGTGCCACAACGCCAATCCGTCGATTGGGATTTCCCGGCAACGGTGCGCGATGTGGTGTTGATGGGGTTGTATGGCCAGATGGGCTGGCTGCGGCGACCGGGCAAGGCCGAGCGCGCACGCGCGACGCGGGCCTTGGAGCAGGTCGGTATGCTCGACTATGCGGCGCGCCCGATCAGCCAATTGTCGGGCGGTCAGCAGCAACGGGCGTTCATCGCGCGGGCGTTGGTGCAAGAGGCCGACCTGTTGTTCCTGGACGAGCCGATGGCCGGCGTCGATGCGGTGACCGAAGCGGCGATCGTGACCTTGCTCAAAGCGCAACGCGACGCCGGGCGCACGGTGGTTGTGGTGCATCACGACTTGCAAACCGTCGCCAAATACTTCGATTGGTTGGTGATGCTGAACCAGCGGATCATCGCCCAGGGCCCGGTAAAAGACGTCTATACCGAGGCCAATCTGCGCGCGGCGTACGGCGGACAACTGGCCCTGATCGGAGCGCTGGAGATGAGCGAGAATGCTTAA
- a CDS encoding alpha/beta hydrolase: protein MPMPAPLMISVLAVAGLAGCAALVDTRADRREAGWEAQTPPLGQFIEVEGHRIHVFDAGRPNRSAQDVVLIHGANGNLRDFTFDLVGRLESNYRVIAVDRPGLGYSDSLGEADSDPREQARVLRLALEHLGVRRPIVVGHSYGGSVAMGFALQSEAQTAGVVLLAGATHPWDTALGGWYRLNDTPLGRPARATVAAFAPESMVATVLDSVFSPTPIPEGYVAYFGPNLSIRRDSQANNTRQVNDLLTYVTEMQPAYADLTLPIEILHGDQDTIVGLEIHSRRMAAEAPGAVLTILPDTGHMPHHSHPDAVVDAIDRIARRARS from the coding sequence ATGCCCATGCCCGCCCCGCTCATGATCTCTGTGCTTGCCGTTGCAGGGTTGGCCGGATGCGCCGCGTTGGTCGACACCCGCGCCGACCGCCGCGAGGCCGGATGGGAGGCGCAAACCCCGCCTTTGGGGCAGTTCATCGAGGTCGAGGGCCACCGGATTCATGTGTTTGATGCCGGACGTCCGAACCGGTCCGCGCAGGATGTGGTGCTGATCCACGGCGCGAATGGAAATCTGCGCGATTTCACCTTTGATCTGGTGGGACGGCTGGAAAGCAACTACCGCGTGATTGCCGTGGATCGCCCCGGTCTGGGATACTCCGACAGTCTGGGCGAGGCCGATAGCGACCCACGCGAACAGGCGCGGGTGCTGCGGCTGGCGCTCGAACACCTGGGGGTGCGTCGTCCAATCGTCGTGGGCCATTCCTATGGCGGTTCGGTCGCGATGGGCTTTGCCCTGCAATCCGAGGCGCAAACCGCGGGCGTCGTTCTGCTGGCGGGCGCGACCCATCCGTGGGATACGGCGCTTGGCGGTTGGTATCGGCTCAATGACACACCCTTGGGCCGCCCGGCTCGTGCAACCGTTGCGGCTTTTGCACCGGAATCGATGGTCGCGACGGTCCTTGACTCGGTGTTTTCCCCGACACCAATTCCCGAAGGCTATGTCGCGTATTTCGGCCCCAATCTGTCGATCCGGCGCGACTCGCAGGCCAATAACACCCGGCAGGTCAATGACTTGCTGACCTATGTGACAGAAATGCAGCCCGCCTATGCCGATCTGACCCTGCCCATCGAGATTTTGCACGGCGATCAGGACACCATCGTCGGGCTGGAAATCCACAGCCGCCGCATGGCCGCCGAGGCCCCAGGGGCCGTGCTGACCATCCTCCCTGACACCGGCCATATGCCCCATCACAGCCATCCCGACGCGGTGGTCGATGCAATCGACCGCATCGCGCGCCGTGCCAGAAGTTAA
- a CDS encoding enoyl-CoA hydratase, whose amino-acid sequence MSDDLVLCDVAENVAIVTINRPKALNALSDAMLAAMTETLTKLAGDTQVKAVIIRGAGKVFCAGHDLKEMQAGRAADDKGAGYFADLFARCGTLMQLIPSMPQPVIAQVHGIATAAGCQLVASCDMAVAASDARFGVNGVNIGLFCSTPMVALTRNLSRKQAFEMLTTGEFIAAERAREVGLINRVAAPEDLDAVTLDLAKTVAAKLGAAVRIGKRAFYAQLALPLDQAYAYTGAVMAENMLLRDTDEGISAFIEKRKPDWA is encoded by the coding sequence ATGAGCGACGATCTGGTGCTATGTGACGTAGCGGAAAACGTGGCGATTGTGACGATAAATCGCCCGAAGGCGCTGAATGCGCTGTCGGATGCGATGCTGGCGGCCATGACCGAAACTCTGACAAAGCTGGCCGGTGATACCCAAGTCAAGGCGGTGATCATTCGGGGGGCGGGCAAGGTGTTCTGCGCGGGCCATGATCTGAAGGAAATGCAGGCCGGGCGCGCGGCTGACGACAAGGGTGCGGGCTATTTCGCCGATCTTTTCGCCCGGTGCGGCACCCTGATGCAACTGATCCCGTCCATGCCGCAGCCGGTGATCGCGCAGGTGCATGGCATCGCCACGGCGGCGGGGTGCCAGTTGGTCGCCAGTTGCGACATGGCGGTCGCGGCCTCGGACGCGCGGTTTGGGGTGAATGGCGTCAATATCGGGTTGTTCTGTTCGACCCCGATGGTCGCGCTGACCCGCAATCTGTCGCGCAAACAGGCGTTCGAGATGCTGACAACCGGCGAGTTTATCGCAGCCGAGCGCGCGCGTGAGGTTGGGTTGATCAACCGGGTAGCGGCACCTGAGGATTTGGACGCCGTTACTCTGGATCTGGCGAAAACCGTCGCCGCAAAACTGGGCGCTGCGGTGCGGATCGGTAAGCGTGCGTTTTATGCGCAATTGGCGCTGCCGCTCGATCAAGCCTATGCCTATACCGGCGCGGTGATGGCGGAAAACATGCTGCTGCGCGATACCGACGAGGGGATTTCGGCGTTTATCGAAAAGCGCAAACCCGACTGGGCATAG
- a CDS encoding sulfite exporter TauE/SafE family protein, protein MAEWTVFTTPTMIWVTVLAVALVGLSKGGLGGAFALMGVPVMSLVMPPVLAAAVLLPVLLMMDAVSLWHWRKWTDWSVLKIMVPAALIGIGVGWATAAITSDSVVRLIVGVVALAFSARALLGRFLGRAPRHRPALGWLFGAVGGFTSFVAHAGGPLFQMHVLPKRLDPKLYTGTSVMFFAVVNLVKVVPYAALGMFEPEVLMSALIMLPLVLVSVSLGAAIIRRMSAEVFYPFTYAMVSLVGARLVWDGIAGLLA, encoded by the coding sequence GTGGCTGAATGGACTGTCTTTACCACGCCGACGATGATCTGGGTCACGGTTCTGGCGGTGGCGCTTGTGGGTCTGTCCAAGGGCGGTCTTGGTGGCGCTTTCGCGCTGATGGGGGTGCCGGTGATGTCGCTGGTGATGCCGCCTGTGCTGGCGGCGGCGGTCTTGTTGCCGGTCTTGCTGATGATGGATGCGGTCAGCTTGTGGCACTGGCGCAAATGGACGGATTGGTCGGTGTTGAAGATCATGGTGCCGGCCGCGCTGATCGGGATCGGGGTGGGCTGGGCCACGGCGGCGATCACCTCGGACTCTGTGGTGCGGTTGATTGTCGGCGTCGTGGCGCTGGCGTTTTCAGCACGCGCCTTGTTGGGGCGCTTCCTGGGGCGCGCGCCCCGGCATCGCCCGGCTTTGGGGTGGCTGTTTGGCGCGGTGGGTGGGTTCACCTCGTTTGTGGCGCACGCTGGCGGGCCGTTGTTTCAGATGCATGTGTTGCCAAAACGGTTGGACCCAAAGCTCTATACCGGCACGTCCGTGATGTTCTTTGCCGTTGTCAACCTGGTCAAGGTGGTTCCCTACGCCGCGCTTGGCATGTTTGAACCAGAGGTGTTGATGTCGGCACTGATCATGCTGCCCTTGGTCCTTGTGTCGGTCAGCCTTGGCGCGGCGATCATCCGGCGCATGTCGGCCGAGGTGTTTTATCCGTTCACCTATGCGATGGTCTCATTGGTCGGCGCAAGACTGGTCTGGGACGGGATCGCCGGACTGTTGGCTTAA
- the purB gene encoding adenylosuccinate lyase gives MIPRYSRPEMVAIWSPQTKFRIWYEIEAHACDAQAALGVIPRENAQAVWKAKDVEFDVARIDEIEAVTKHDVIAFLTHLAEIIGHDVARFVHQGMTSSDVLDTTFNVQLVRAADILVGGVDRVLAALKTRAYEHKDTVRIGRSHGIHAEPTTMGLTFACFYAEMDRNKARLLAARDEIATGAISGAVGTFANIDPAVEEHVCAQMGLKPEPISTQVIPRDRHAMFFATLGVIASSIENVATEIRHMQRTEVLEAEEFFSAGQKGSSAMPHKRNPVLTENLTGLARLVRMAVIPAMENVTLWHERDISHSSVERAIGPDATVTLDFALHRLAGVIEKLVIYPENMLNNMNKFKGLIMSQRVLLALTQAGVSREESYRLVQRNAMKVWEQGKDFREELLADADVLAALTEDQINEKFDLGYHTKHVETIFKRVFGA, from the coding sequence ATGATCCCTCGCTATTCCCGCCCCGAAATGGTCGCCATCTGGTCCCCCCAGACCAAGTTCCGCATTTGGTACGAGATCGAGGCCCATGCCTGCGACGCGCAAGCCGCGCTGGGTGTGATCCCACGGGAAAACGCGCAGGCCGTCTGGAAAGCCAAGGACGTCGAGTTCGACGTCGCCCGCATTGACGAGATCGAAGCCGTCACCAAGCACGACGTCATCGCTTTCCTGACCCATTTGGCGGAAATCATCGGCCATGATGTCGCGCGGTTCGTGCATCAGGGCATGACCTCATCCGACGTGCTCGACACCACCTTCAACGTGCAATTGGTGCGCGCCGCCGACATCCTGGTGGGCGGCGTGGATCGCGTGCTGGCGGCGCTGAAAACCCGCGCCTACGAGCACAAGGATACGGTGCGCATCGGTCGCTCGCATGGCATCCATGCCGAACCCACGACGATGGGCCTGACCTTCGCGTGCTTTTATGCCGAAATGGACCGCAACAAGGCGCGCCTTCTGGCCGCGCGCGACGAGATCGCCACGGGGGCGATTTCGGGCGCAGTCGGTACCTTCGCCAATATCGACCCCGCGGTCGAAGAGCATGTCTGCGCGCAAATGGGCCTCAAGCCTGAACCGATCAGCACGCAGGTCATTCCCCGCGACCGCCACGCGATGTTCTTTGCCACGCTGGGCGTGATCGCCTCCTCCATCGAGAATGTCGCCACCGAAATCCGTCACATGCAACGCACGGAAGTGCTTGAAGCGGAAGAGTTTTTCAGCGCCGGGCAAAAGGGCTCATCGGCCATGCCGCACAAGCGCAATCCGGTTCTGACCGAGAACCTGACCGGCCTTGCGCGCTTGGTGCGCATGGCGGTGATCCCGGCGATGGAAAACGTCACGCTGTGGCATGAGCGCGATATTTCGCACTCCTCGGTCGAACGCGCCATTGGCCCGGACGCGACTGTGACCCTCGACTTTGCTTTGCACCGCTTGGCGGGAGTGATTGAAAAGCTGGTCATATACCCTGAGAACATGTTGAATAACATGAATAAATTCAAGGGCCTCATCATGTCGCAGCGCGTGCTCTTGGCGCTGACTCAGGCTGGTGTCAGTCGCGAGGAGTCGTATCGCCTCGTGCAGCGCAACGCGATGAAGGTCTGGGAGCAGGGCAAAGATTTCCGCGAGGAATTGCTGGCCGATGCCGACGTTCTGGCCGCCTTGACCGAGGACCAGATCAACGAGAAATTCGATCTGGGCTATCACACCAAACACGTCGAGACGATTTTCAAGCGCGTGTTTGGTGCCTGA
- a CDS encoding metal ABC transporter permease, protein MILDLLDVMILTTGALVALSGAMLGTFLVLRGQSMSGDAISHAIVLGIILAWMITGARSGPLVVGGAALAGIAAVLAAQALARSGLMAQDSATGLVFPAMFALGVLLINLNARNLHLDVDSVLLGEIGYIWLDTVMWFGVELPIAGVTLAAVSVVNAVFLALFWKEQKIAAFDPGLAAASGFRPELMGLALLTLTALTAVAAFDAVGVVLFLAFLIVPAVTGRLVAASVLGIMLVAIASGVGSVGVGYGAAMLWDVSIGGCMALATGLGLGLALMASPRSGFVALVIRRRAIQMEALVATLLTHLASHEGTPAQAEESSHVALIEHLHWRENQAQLVVLEALDRGVIKRNGAEYALTEAGRALARAAARRIDRRATELREGSS, encoded by the coding sequence GTGATCCTCGATTTACTCGATGTAATGATCCTGACAACCGGGGCTTTGGTGGCCCTGTCGGGCGCGATGCTGGGCACGTTCCTTGTGCTACGCGGGCAGTCAATGTCGGGCGATGCGATCAGCCATGCGATTGTGTTGGGCATCATTCTGGCCTGGATGATCACCGGCGCGCGCTCGGGCCCTTTGGTGGTCGGCGGCGCGGCCTTGGCGGGGATCGCGGCGGTTCTGGCGGCGCAGGCCTTGGCGCGCAGTGGGCTGATGGCGCAGGATTCCGCGACCGGGCTGGTGTTCCCGGCCATGTTCGCGCTGGGGGTTCTGCTGATCAACCTGAACGCGCGGAACCTGCATCTGGATGTGGATTCGGTGCTGTTGGGGGAAATCGGCTATATCTGGCTGGACACCGTGATGTGGTTTGGCGTCGAATTGCCGATTGCGGGCGTGACGCTGGCGGCCGTGTCGGTGGTCAACGCGGTGTTCCTGGCGCTGTTCTGGAAAGAGCAAAAGATCGCGGCCTTTGATCCGGGGTTGGCCGCAGCCTCGGGGTTTCGGCCGGAATTGATGGGCCTGGCGCTGCTCACGCTCACCGCCCTCACGGCGGTTGCGGCCTTCGATGCGGTGGGCGTGGTGTTGTTCCTGGCGTTCCTGATCGTGCCCGCCGTGACCGGGCGTCTGGTCGCGGCCAGTGTTCTGGGCATCATGCTGGTGGCAATTGCATCGGGGGTCGGGTCGGTGGGCGTGGGCTATGGCGCGGCGATGCTGTGGGATGTGTCGATCGGCGGCTGCATGGCCTTGGCGACCGGGTTGGGGCTGGGTCTGGCGCTGATGGCCTCGCCACGCTCGGGCTTTGTGGCGCTGGTGATCCGCCGTCGTGCGATCCAGATGGAGGCCCTGGTTGCCACCTTGTTGACGCATCTTGCCAGCCACGAAGGAACCCCCGCTCAGGCCGAGGAGAGCAGCCATGTCGCGCTGATCGAACACCTGCATTGGCGCGAAAATCAGGCGCAGTTGGTGGTGCTGGAGGCGTTGGATCGTGGCGTGATCAAGCGGAACGGCGCGGAATACGCGCTGACCGAGGCCGGGCGTGCGCTGGCGCGGGCGGCGGCGCGACGGATTGACCGTCGTGCGACAGAGCTTCGCGAAGGGTCCAGCTAA